The Methylomicrobium lacus LW14 genome window below encodes:
- a CDS encoding NAD(P)H-dependent glycerol-3-phosphate dehydrogenase produces the protein MTARKIGILGAGSWGTALAIQAARTGCEVLLWGHHQQHMEVLAGDRENKHYLPGAAFPANLSVTADLREVGGFSDLLLIAVPSHAFKATLAQLKPFAAHNIKIAWATKGFNPDDGSLLHELVTSLFSAETQVAVLSGPTFAHEVAAELPTAITIASPQDSFSNELTHLFHSNRFRTYTSTDIVGVEVGGAVKNVMAIAAGIADGLGFGANTRAALITRGLTEIIRLGLRLGGHQETFMGLAGLGDLILTCTDNQSRNRRLGIALGRGQALEPAMREIGQEVEGVLAARETYQLAKKHGIDMPITEQTFKVLYEGLSPVAAVQNLLSRELKSESTGP, from the coding sequence ATGACGGCAAGAAAAATCGGCATTCTGGGCGCAGGTTCCTGGGGAACCGCGCTGGCGATCCAGGCCGCGAGAACCGGCTGCGAGGTGTTGCTCTGGGGGCATCATCAACAGCATATGGAGGTGCTTGCCGGCGACAGGGAAAACAAACACTACCTGCCCGGCGCCGCATTCCCGGCCAATTTGTCGGTCACGGCCGACTTACGCGAGGTTGGCGGTTTCTCCGATCTGTTATTGATCGCGGTGCCGAGCCACGCCTTTAAGGCGACGCTAGCGCAATTAAAGCCGTTTGCGGCGCACAACATCAAGATTGCCTGGGCGACCAAGGGCTTCAACCCCGACGACGGCTCCTTGCTGCACGAACTGGTGACGTCTCTGTTCTCGGCAGAGACGCAGGTCGCCGTGCTGTCGGGCCCGACCTTCGCGCATGAGGTCGCCGCCGAATTGCCGACCGCGATTACGATCGCCTCTCCCCAGGATAGTTTCTCGAATGAGTTGACGCATCTCTTTCACAGCAACCGCTTCCGGACTTATACCAGTACCGACATCGTCGGCGTGGAAGTCGGCGGCGCGGTCAAAAACGTGATGGCGATCGCGGCGGGCATCGCGGACGGACTCGGCTTCGGCGCCAACACCCGGGCGGCTCTGATTACCCGCGGACTGACCGAAATCATCCGGCTCGGCCTGCGTCTCGGCGGACACCAGGAAACCTTCATGGGCCTGGCAGGACTCGGCGATCTGATCCTGACCTGCACCGATAACCAGTCCAGAAACCGGCGCCTGGGCATCGCGCTCGGACGCGGGCAAGCGTTGGAACCGGCGATGCGCGAGATAGGCCAGGAAGTCGAAGGCGTGCTCGCCGCCAGGGAGACCTACCAGCTCGCCAAAAAGCACGGAATCGACATGCCGATTACCGAGCAGACTTTTAAGGTGTTATACGAAGGCTTATCCCCGGTCGCCGCGGTGCAGAACCTGTTATCGCGCGAATTGAAAAGCGAATCAACCGGGCCATAG
- a CDS encoding ABC transporter permease has protein sequence MNNKLIKFLNITGLTWFIPIVKIAAGENPVPQLRQLWLMIGVPFIAFLFFLGLWSFSAARVNTSLGAIPGPVSVWHEAGGLVDEHYAQREKERQYYARQQERITQAAAEHPDQPPPKVRPFNGKGTYLDQIGTSLFTVFTGFFLATLVAVPLGLLCGMSPTINTAINPLIQIFKPVSPLAWLPIVTLVVSALYVTDNDSWFEKSFLTSAITVTLCSLWPTLINTAVGVSSIDKDLVNVGKVLRLNWSTQINKIILPSAIPFIFTGMRLSLGVGWMVLIAAEMLAQNPGLGKFVWDEFQNGSSNSLGRIMVAVFTIGIIGFILDRIMQSLQNVFSFGR, from the coding sequence ATGAATAATAAACTGATCAAATTTTTGAATATCACCGGCTTGACCTGGTTTATCCCGATCGTCAAAATCGCGGCCGGCGAGAATCCGGTGCCGCAGTTACGGCAGTTATGGTTGATGATCGGCGTGCCGTTCATCGCTTTTCTGTTCTTTCTCGGGTTGTGGAGTTTTTCGGCGGCCCGCGTGAATACCAGTCTCGGCGCGATTCCGGGGCCGGTTTCGGTCTGGCATGAGGCCGGCGGGTTGGTCGACGAGCATTATGCGCAGCGCGAAAAAGAGCGCCAGTATTACGCACGTCAGCAGGAGCGGATCACGCAGGCGGCGGCTGAGCATCCCGACCAGCCGCCGCCGAAGGTGCGCCCGTTCAACGGCAAGGGCACCTATCTGGATCAGATCGGCACCAGCCTTTTCACCGTGTTCACCGGCTTCTTCCTGGCGACCCTGGTCGCGGTGCCGCTCGGCCTCTTATGCGGGATGAGCCCTACGATCAATACCGCGATCAATCCGTTGATCCAGATCTTCAAGCCGGTCTCGCCCCTGGCCTGGTTGCCTATCGTGACTTTGGTCGTTAGTGCTTTGTATGTGACCGATAACGATTCCTGGTTCGAAAAATCGTTCCTGACCTCCGCGATCACGGTCACGCTGTGTTCGCTCTGGCCGACGCTGATCAATACCGCGGTCGGCGTGTCGTCGATCGACAAGGACTTGGTCAATGTCGGCAAGGTGCTGCGGCTGAACTGGAGCACGCAGATCAACAAGATCATCCTGCCGTCCGCGATTCCGTTCATCTTTACCGGCATGCGGCTGTCCTTGGGGGTCGGCTGGATGGTGCTGATCGCGGCCGAGATGCTCGCGCAGAACCCGGGCCTCGGCAAATTCGTCTGGGATGAATTCCAAAACGGCAGTTCGAACTCGCTGGGCCGGATCATGGTCGCGGTATTCACGATCGGGATCATCGGCTTCATCCTCGATAGGATCATGCAATCGCTGCAAAATGTCTTCTCGTTCGGACGCTAA
- the mutM gene encoding bifunctional DNA-formamidopyrimidine glycosylase/DNA-(apurinic or apyrimidinic site) lyase: protein MPELPEVETTRRGIAPVIQGLHIQQVIVRQPRLRWPVPESLSELLQGQSIRSVDRRAKYLLLSTEQGTLIVHLGMSGSLRILTAGQAHGKHDHVDLLFTDRTLLRFNDPRRFGAVLWTAEPVFGHPLLKDLGPEPLSADFDGAQLHALAQNRKTPIKSFIMDSHVVVGVGNIYANEALFRAGILPTRHAGKISLARYQRLAECIRLVLEEAIRQGGTTLRDFVNEAGRPGYFQQQLKVYGRGGLPCPVCGESLAEIRLSGRSTVFCKHCQR, encoded by the coding sequence ATGCCCGAATTACCCGAAGTCGAAACCACCCGCCGCGGTATCGCGCCCGTGATCCAGGGCCTCCATATCCAGCAAGTCATCGTGCGCCAGCCGCGTCTGCGCTGGCCCGTGCCCGAATCCCTTTCCGAACTGCTGCAAGGGCAAAGCATCCGGTCGGTCGACCGGCGCGCCAAATATCTGCTGCTGAGCACGGAGCAGGGCACTTTAATCGTGCATCTGGGCATGTCGGGCAGTCTGAGAATCCTGACGGCAGGCCAGGCGCATGGCAAGCATGACCATGTCGATCTGCTTTTTACCGACCGAACGCTGTTGCGCTTCAACGATCCCCGCCGTTTCGGCGCGGTCTTGTGGACCGCCGAACCGGTTTTCGGACATCCCTTGCTGAAAGATTTGGGGCCGGAGCCCTTGAGCGCCGATTTCGATGGCGCGCAGCTGCATGCGCTGGCGCAAAACCGCAAGACGCCGATCAAATCCTTCATCATGGACAGCCATGTCGTGGTCGGCGTCGGCAATATCTATGCGAACGAAGCCCTGTTCAGGGCCGGCATTTTGCCGACCCGGCATGCCGGTAAAATTTCGCTGGCGCGTTATCAACGGTTGGCCGAATGTATACGCCTCGTGCTAGAGGAAGCGATCCGACAGGGCGGCACGACTTTGCGCGACTTTGTGAACGAGGCCGGAAGGCCCGGTTATTTCCAGCAGCAGCTGAAGGTTTATGGCCGCGGAGGGCTCCCTTGCCCTGTGTGCGGCGAGTCTCTGGCCGAAATCCGCTTGTCCGGACGTTCGACCGTATTCTGTAAACATTGCCAACGATAG
- a CDS encoding nitrate ABC transporter ATP-binding protein has product MKEPAAKTLLALKDVCKSYGEGAQKTSILKDINLTIREGEFIAIVGFSGSGKTTLVSIIAGLCGVDSGEVMKQGKPIVAPGPDRGVVFQNYSLMPWLTVYQNVALAVDQIFKEWTPAQRKAHTEKYVRMVNLGAAMDKKPAELSGGMRQRVNVARALAANPDILLLDEPLSALDALTRGNLQDEILQIWDQDKKTMILITNDVDEAIYMADRVIPLNPGPEATFGPGFKVDLERPRDRTALNHNEEFKRLRADITRYLMQVGIEKNQQGGQDRLVLPNVRPNTSNDWQSDASALKPAQEDLGRPRYLEFSQVSKIYPTPDGNGTVKVVDGFDMKLKKGEFISIIGHSGCGKSTVLSMTAGLNEISDGGIILDNREIYAAGPDRGVVFQAPSLFPWLTAFENVTLGVDKVYPHATQAERDDIVEYYLTRVGLGDALHKKAADMSNGMRQRVGIARAFALSPKLLLLDEPFGMLDSLTRWELQEVLMEVWERTHVTAIVVTHDVDEAILLADRVVMMTNGPHAKIGKIQDIDLPRPRSRKALLAHPDYYRYRESLLTFLSECDHTH; this is encoded by the coding sequence ATGAAAGAACCGGCGGCCAAGACGCTGCTCGCGTTGAAAGACGTCTGCAAATCCTACGGCGAAGGCGCGCAGAAGACCTCGATCTTGAAGGACATCAATCTGACGATCCGGGAAGGCGAGTTTATCGCGATCGTCGGCTTTTCGGGCAGCGGCAAAACCACGTTGGTGTCGATCATCGCCGGATTGTGCGGAGTCGACAGCGGCGAGGTGATGAAGCAGGGCAAGCCCATCGTAGCGCCGGGGCCTGACCGCGGCGTGGTGTTTCAAAATTACTCGTTGATGCCTTGGCTGACGGTCTATCAGAACGTCGCGTTGGCGGTCGATCAGATCTTCAAGGAGTGGACGCCCGCACAACGCAAGGCGCACACCGAGAAATACGTGCGCATGGTCAATCTCGGAGCCGCGATGGACAAGAAACCGGCCGAACTCTCGGGCGGCATGCGGCAAAGGGTCAATGTCGCGCGGGCCCTGGCCGCGAATCCTGACATCTTGTTGCTCGACGAGCCGCTCAGCGCGCTCGATGCGTTGACGCGCGGCAATCTTCAGGACGAGATCCTGCAAATCTGGGATCAGGATAAGAAAACGATGATCCTGATCACGAACGATGTCGATGAGGCGATCTACATGGCCGACCGGGTGATTCCATTGAATCCGGGGCCGGAGGCGACTTTCGGGCCGGGTTTCAAGGTCGACCTCGAACGTCCGCGTGACCGGACCGCGTTGAACCATAACGAGGAATTCAAGCGCCTGCGCGCCGACATCACTCGCTATCTGATGCAGGTCGGCATCGAAAAAAACCAGCAGGGCGGTCAAGACCGGTTGGTGCTGCCGAACGTTCGGCCGAACACCAGCAACGACTGGCAATCGGATGCGTCCGCGCTGAAGCCGGCGCAGGAGGATCTCGGGCGGCCGCGTTATCTGGAATTCTCGCAGGTGTCGAAAATCTATCCGACCCCGGACGGCAACGGCACGGTCAAGGTGGTCGACGGCTTCGACATGAAGCTGAAAAAGGGCGAGTTCATCTCGATCATCGGGCACTCCGGCTGCGGCAAATCGACCGTGTTGTCGATGACCGCCGGGCTGAACGAGATTTCGGACGGCGGCATCATCCTGGATAACCGGGAGATCTATGCCGCCGGTCCCGATCGGGGGGTCGTGTTTCAGGCGCCGAGTCTGTTTCCCTGGCTGACCGCGTTCGAAAACGTGACCCTCGGCGTCGACAAGGTGTATCCGCATGCGACGCAAGCGGAGCGCGACGATATCGTCGAATACTATCTGACCCGAGTCGGACTCGGCGATGCGCTGCATAAAAAGGCCGCCGACATGTCGAACGGCATGCGCCAGCGGGTCGGCATCGCTAGGGCGTTTGCATTGTCGCCCAAACTGCTGCTGCTCGATGAGCCTTTCGGCATGCTGGACTCTTTAACGCGCTGGGAACTGCAAGAAGTGTTGATGGAAGTTTGGGAGCGGACGCACGTGACCGCGATCGTCGTGACCCACGATGTCGATGAAGCGATTTTATTGGCCGACCGGGTGGTGATGATGACCAACGGCCCGCACGCCAAAATCGGCAAGATTCAGGACATCGACCTGCCGAGACCGCGCAGCCGCAAGGCCTTGCTGGCCCATCCGGATTATTACCGCTACCGGGAAAGCCTGCTGACCTTCCTTTCAGAATGCGATCACACGCACTAA
- a CDS encoding alginate export family protein, translating into MSHPTGKITFLSLSLLSGSAGADVTQEIEDALNFYHYGNKGAIKADINYRWENVDQDKGGTPNPKTANANTARFRLGALSPKLYDIQGYAEFEGLWAMQEDYNSTRNKNTPYSIIADPEKTELNQLWIAYSGIPDTIIKGGRQRIKLDDDRYIGNVGWRQLETTYDSILVTHNNQQLFGLTINAGYIGNVQTFTSTTENIEAPILNINYKVGDYGNLVAYGYWLDYQDVNPGPAAGRNLFLEKSNQTYGIRFNGASPKIMDTVNLLYTAEWADQKDYGHGPTKYEADRFNFMGGVKAFNVSVMGAWEQLNGYGANKTFDTPLGTNHAFQGWADIFLVTPNNGIRDLFGTIMVEFPRYQTTITGVYHDFSDDTGKMAYGKEWDFMVVKKFGKHYSLLAKYANYNADSGLSTPINTDTQKIWFQANVSF; encoded by the coding sequence ATGTCACATCCAACAGGAAAAATTACCTTTTTGTCGCTATCGTTACTGAGCGGATCTGCTGGCGCGGACGTGACTCAGGAAATCGAGGATGCGCTGAATTTTTATCATTACGGCAATAAGGGAGCGATCAAGGCGGATATCAATTACCGCTGGGAAAACGTCGATCAGGATAAGGGCGGCACGCCGAACCCCAAAACGGCCAACGCGAATACGGCGAGATTCCGCTTGGGGGCTTTGTCACCGAAGCTTTATGACATCCAAGGTTATGCCGAGTTCGAAGGGCTTTGGGCGATGCAGGAGGATTACAACAGCACCCGGAACAAAAACACGCCCTATTCCATCATCGCCGACCCCGAGAAAACCGAACTGAACCAGTTGTGGATCGCTTACAGCGGAATTCCCGATACGATCATCAAGGGCGGCCGGCAACGGATCAAGCTCGACGACGACCGCTACATCGGCAACGTCGGCTGGCGGCAGCTGGAAACAACCTACGATTCGATTCTGGTGACGCATAACAACCAGCAGCTTTTCGGGCTCACGATCAATGCCGGTTATATCGGCAATGTGCAAACCTTTACCTCAACGACCGAGAATATCGAAGCGCCGATCCTGAATATCAATTACAAGGTCGGCGATTACGGCAATCTGGTCGCCTACGGCTATTGGCTGGACTACCAGGATGTGAATCCCGGGCCTGCGGCGGGGCGAAATTTATTCCTGGAAAAATCCAATCAGACCTATGGCATTCGCTTCAACGGCGCGTCGCCGAAGATCATGGACACGGTCAATCTGCTGTATACCGCCGAATGGGCCGACCAGAAGGATTACGGGCACGGACCGACCAAGTATGAAGCCGACCGCTTCAACTTCATGGGCGGCGTCAAGGCGTTCAATGTCAGCGTGATGGGGGCCTGGGAGCAGTTGAACGGCTATGGCGCGAACAAAACCTTCGATACGCCGCTCGGCACGAACCATGCATTCCAGGGCTGGGCGGATATCTTTCTGGTCACGCCGAACAACGGGATTCGCGATTTGTTCGGCACCATTATGGTCGAGTTTCCGCGTTACCAAACGACGATTACCGGCGTCTATCATGACTTCAGCGACGATACCGGAAAAATGGCCTATGGCAAGGAATGGGATTTCATGGTCGTGAAGAAATTCGGCAAGCATTATTCGTTGTTGGCAAAATACGCTAATTACAATGCCGATAGCGGGCTTTCGACCCCGATCAATACCGATACCCAGAAAATCTGGTTTCAAGCGAACGTCAGTTTTTAA
- a CDS encoding CmpA/NrtA family ABC transporter substrate-binding protein: protein MKHGKFTLTKLAATLSKAAVATTIIFSTSVFAVTENLETETVKLGFIKLTDMAPLAVAFEKGFFEDEGLSVQVEAQANWKVVLDRVLSGELDGAHMLVSLPFGAAIGYGTKGDIISALTLSSNGVAISVSNDVWKEMKPQVPVKDGKPVHPIKADTLKPVLEKYKAAGKPFNMAMTFPVGPHNFKLRYWLAAGGINPGYYSPPQDTSGQINADALLSVTPPPQMPATLDAGTIVGFCVGEPWNQQVVFKGIGVPVIGDVELMKNSTDKIFGVNKAWAEKHPNTHKALIKALIRATMWLDAENNKNRKEAIEMLSQSQYVGADFDVIANSMNGTFEYEKGDKRSLPDFNVFFRYYSSYPFYSDAVWNLTQMRRWGQINEEKPDSWYMEVAKKVYRPDIYKAAAKELIAEGKAKASDFPSDSETGIKPPSADFIDGIAFDATKPNDYLTKFPIGLKGKQKVAGGKVVEK from the coding sequence ATGAAACACGGAAAATTTACCTTAACAAAATTAGCTGCCACTTTATCCAAGGCAGCGGTTGCTACGACAATCATCTTCAGTACTTCGGTCTTCGCGGTGACCGAGAATTTGGAAACCGAAACCGTCAAGCTCGGCTTCATCAAACTGACCGATATGGCGCCGCTCGCGGTCGCGTTCGAAAAAGGCTTTTTCGAGGACGAAGGCTTATCCGTGCAAGTGGAAGCGCAAGCGAACTGGAAAGTCGTGCTGGACCGCGTACTGAGCGGCGAACTCGACGGTGCGCATATGCTGGTGTCGCTGCCTTTCGGCGCGGCAATCGGTTATGGCACCAAGGGCGACATTATCAGCGCCTTGACGCTGTCTTCGAACGGCGTTGCGATCTCCGTATCGAATGATGTCTGGAAAGAGATGAAACCGCAGGTGCCGGTCAAGGACGGCAAACCGGTGCATCCGATCAAGGCGGACACGCTGAAGCCGGTACTGGAAAAATATAAAGCGGCCGGCAAACCCTTTAACATGGCGATGACCTTTCCGGTTGGCCCTCACAACTTTAAACTGCGTTACTGGCTGGCGGCCGGCGGCATCAATCCCGGCTACTATTCACCCCCTCAGGATACGTCTGGGCAGATCAATGCCGACGCGCTGCTGTCAGTAACACCGCCGCCGCAAATGCCGGCCACTCTGGATGCCGGTACGATCGTCGGCTTCTGCGTCGGCGAGCCCTGGAACCAACAAGTCGTATTCAAGGGCATCGGGGTGCCGGTGATCGGTGATGTTGAATTAATGAAGAACAGCACCGACAAAATTTTCGGCGTGAATAAAGCCTGGGCCGAGAAACACCCGAATACACACAAGGCGCTGATCAAGGCCTTGATTCGCGCAACGATGTGGCTGGATGCGGAAAACAACAAAAACCGGAAGGAAGCGATCGAAATGCTGTCGCAGAGCCAGTATGTCGGCGCCGATTTCGATGTCATTGCGAACAGCATGAACGGCACCTTCGAATATGAAAAGGGCGACAAGCGTTCACTGCCAGACTTCAACGTGTTCTTCCGTTATTACAGCTCCTACCCTTTTTACAGCGATGCGGTCTGGAACCTGACCCAGATGCGCCGTTGGGGTCAAATCAACGAAGAAAAGCCGGATTCCTGGTATATGGAAGTCGCCAAGAAGGTTTACCGTCCCGACATCTATAAGGCGGCGGCGAAAGAGTTGATCGCCGAAGGCAAGGCCAAGGCCAGCGACTTTCCGAGCGACAGCGAGACCGGCATCAAACCGCCGAGCGCGGACTTTATCGACGGCATCGCCTTCGATGCGACCAAGCCGAATGATTATCTGACCAAATTCCCGATTGGTCTGAAAGGCAAGCAAAAGGTGGCCGGCGGCAAAGTCGTCGAGAAGTGA
- a CDS encoding rhodanese-like domain-containing protein, whose translation MQRLFEFIFNHYVYSLALAVVTYLLIQELFDTAFKKFNPITPMHAVAKMNESDINIIDVREPTEYVEGHIENAINAPLGKLSEQLPKLTRDKKAPILVVCQNGTRSLSAAKTLAKTGYEQIFVITGGMNAWTEDYKLPIATRRKQKAQS comes from the coding sequence ATGCAACGTCTTTTTGAATTTATTTTTAATCACTACGTTTATTCGCTCGCCCTGGCGGTCGTCACCTATTTGTTGATTCAGGAATTGTTCGATACTGCTTTCAAAAAATTCAACCCGATCACACCGATGCACGCGGTCGCGAAGATGAACGAAAGCGACATCAACATCATCGATGTCCGCGAACCGACAGAGTACGTGGAAGGCCACATTGAAAACGCAATCAATGCGCCTCTCGGTAAACTGAGCGAGCAATTACCCAAACTCACCCGCGACAAAAAAGCGCCGATACTGGTCGTCTGCCAAAACGGCACCCGCTCCCTGAGCGCCGCCAAAACCCTGGCCAAGACAGGCTACGAGCAAATTTTCGTGATCACCGGCGGCATGAACGCCTGGACCGAAGACTACAAACTGCCGATAGCCACTCGCCGCAAGCAAAAAGCGCAATCCTAG
- a CDS encoding ArsR/SmtB family transcription factor, with protein MDTLNKPTAYDDNDINRAARCIKAMSHPLRLKILCVLGTNSVSVQDIVDQVGTSQSNISQHLAILREKNILGSKKEANRVYYYIDDNRTLQLINMMREVFCTRH; from the coding sequence ATGGATACGCTTAACAAACCCACGGCATACGACGATAACGATATCAATCGGGCCGCACGCTGTATCAAGGCGATGTCACATCCTTTGCGGCTGAAAATATTGTGCGTCTTGGGCACCAATTCGGTCAGCGTGCAGGACATCGTCGACCAGGTCGGCACTTCGCAAAGCAACATCTCGCAGCATCTGGCAATCCTTCGTGAAAAAAACATCCTGGGCTCCAAAAAAGAAGCCAACCGGGTCTACTACTACATCGACGACAACCGGACACTGCAACTGATCAACATGATGCGCGAAGTCTTCTGCACGCGGCACTGA
- the secB gene encoding protein-export chaperone SecB: MAEEQQNVEKQFAIQKIYTKDLSFETPNSPKIFMEKWEPVVDFNLSTRVETIDENLYEIVLTTTITVKIATATAYLVEVNQAGIFTIAGFTEQELGPMVGSFCPNVLFPYAREVVSDLVAKGGFPQLLLAPVNFDALYASHLQQVQTPAPAKESLN; encoded by the coding sequence ATGGCAGAAGAACAACAAAACGTCGAAAAACAATTCGCGATTCAAAAAATTTACACAAAAGACCTGTCTTTTGAGACTCCGAACTCGCCGAAAATCTTCATGGAGAAATGGGAACCGGTTGTCGATTTCAACCTGAGCACTCGCGTCGAGACGATCGATGAAAACCTGTACGAGATCGTGCTGACCACGACGATCACGGTCAAAATCGCCACCGCCACCGCCTATCTGGTCGAAGTGAACCAGGCCGGCATCTTTACGATCGCCGGTTTCACCGAGCAGGAATTGGGGCCGATGGTCGGCAGCTTCTGCCCGAACGTGCTGTTTCCATACGCTCGCGAAGTCGTATCCGACCTGGTCGCCAAAGGCGGCTTTCCACAGCTTTTATTGGCCCCGGTCAATTTTGACGCCCTGTATGCATCGCACTTACAACAGGTACAAACCCCGGCCCCCGCGAAGGAAAGCCTGAACTAA
- a CDS encoding GAF domain-containing protein, producing MKTFIKVIEIWIPDKERTQLEFGSGLYGGLTEFKHASEKQHFAYDEGLPGKAWAARHPIVLSRFEQSYFKRTSAAQKAGLTCGIAIPIFSGDFLLAVVVFLCGDDQEQAGAIEVWNNEGATDHALHVLDGYYGSLTQFETQSRQIGLPKGQGIPGRSWETAMPVLVEDIGKATEYVRSGDALKAGISTVLGIPFVNGDERAYVITFLSAKSTPIAKRIQIWMPDAEGRQLVCRQSHSKNSNNLAEIFETLTVNKGDGALGRVWLTGMPLITGNQDESYNEELDDLSRMLAIPVIEQGRLKAIVTFLF from the coding sequence ATGAAAACGTTTATCAAAGTGATTGAAATCTGGATTCCCGATAAAGAACGCACCCAACTGGAGTTCGGTTCGGGCCTGTATGGCGGCTTAACCGAGTTTAAGCACGCTAGCGAAAAGCAGCATTTTGCCTATGATGAAGGCTTGCCGGGAAAAGCCTGGGCGGCGCGGCACCCCATCGTGCTGAGCCGATTCGAACAGTCCTACTTTAAACGGACTTCCGCGGCACAAAAAGCCGGGCTGACCTGCGGCATTGCGATACCGATCTTTTCGGGTGATTTTTTATTGGCGGTCGTGGTGTTTCTCTGCGGGGACGATCAGGAGCAGGCAGGAGCGATCGAGGTCTGGAACAATGAAGGGGCCACCGATCATGCGCTGCATGTGCTGGATGGTTATTACGGCTCTCTGACGCAATTTGAAACACAGTCCAGACAGATCGGCCTGCCGAAAGGCCAGGGCATTCCCGGTAGGTCATGGGAGACGGCGATGCCGGTCCTGGTCGAGGATATCGGCAAGGCTACCGAGTATGTCCGCTCCGGCGACGCGCTGAAAGCAGGGATTTCGACGGTTCTCGGGATTCCGTTTGTAAATGGCGATGAGCGGGCTTACGTCATCACTTTTCTTTCCGCGAAATCGACGCCGATTGCGAAGCGTATCCAGATTTGGATGCCCGACGCTGAAGGTAGGCAACTGGTCTGCCGGCAAAGCCATAGCAAAAACAGCAATAACCTCGCGGAAATCTTCGAAACGCTGACGGTCAACAAAGGCGACGGCGCCCTGGGCCGGGTCTGGCTGACCGGCATGCCCTTGATTACCGGAAATCAGGATGAGTCATATAATGAGGAACTGGATGACCTTAGCCGCATGCTGGCGATTCCAGTGATCGAACAAGGCCGATTGAAGGCGATCGTAACGTTTTTGTTTTAG
- a CDS encoding L,D-transpeptidase family protein: MRIRALNALLTFGLLASGSALATTYDLPANGDAVVMEYVQPEAVIHAEEDETLLDVALRYRLGQAEIVRLNQKVDRWHVKKGELVRLANRRILPDTPHEGITLNLSEYRMYYYPAGGRQVMSFAHGIGRQDWKTPLGKTKIIKKVKDPSWHPPESIRREHAAMGDPLPEVVPPGPHNPLGAYALYLNLPGDYRIHGTDIDKIYGIGMQITHGCVRMYPADIETLYSQAGVGTSVYIVKQPIKVGWLDNTLYIEAHPDLEGEEMGQDQRYAVALDLIRKATGEEMPDFDQKALNQALHVLDGEPTPIYERLPSLEQEQPPAAMPREAGQASPGGYYRGS, translated from the coding sequence ATGAGAATTCGAGCTCTTAATGCTTTATTGACTTTTGGTTTACTGGCGTCCGGTTCGGCGTTGGCGACAACATACGACCTGCCGGCTAATGGCGATGCAGTCGTGATGGAATACGTGCAGCCCGAAGCGGTTATCCATGCGGAAGAGGATGAAACCTTGCTGGACGTGGCTTTGCGTTACCGATTGGGGCAAGCGGAAATCGTCCGCCTGAATCAAAAGGTCGATCGCTGGCATGTCAAAAAAGGGGAACTCGTTCGCCTGGCCAACCGGCGCATTCTGCCGGATACGCCGCACGAAGGCATTACGCTGAATCTGTCAGAATACCGGATGTATTATTACCCGGCGGGTGGGCGGCAAGTGATGTCGTTTGCGCACGGCATCGGCCGGCAGGACTGGAAGACGCCGCTCGGGAAAACCAAAATTATCAAAAAAGTGAAGGATCCCAGTTGGCATCCGCCGGAGTCGATCCGGCGCGAACATGCCGCGATGGGCGATCCGCTGCCCGAAGTCGTGCCGCCCGGGCCGCACAATCCGCTCGGCGCCTATGCTTTGTACCTGAATCTGCCCGGAGACTACCGGATTCACGGCACCGACATCGACAAGATTTATGGCATCGGCATGCAGATCACGCACGGCTGTGTGCGGATGTATCCTGCAGATATTGAAACGCTATACAGTCAGGCGGGGGTCGGCACGTCGGTTTATATCGTCAAGCAGCCGATCAAGGTCGGCTGGCTCGATAATACCTTGTACATCGAGGCGCACCCCGATCTCGAAGGCGAGGAGATGGGGCAGGATCAGCGTTATGCGGTCGCGCTCGATTTGATCAGGAAGGCAACTGGGGAGGAAATGCCCGATTTCGATCAAAAAGCCCTGAATCAGGCCTTGCATGTGTTGGACGGCGAACCGACGCCGATTTATGAAAGACTGCCGTCTTTGGAACAGGAACAACCGCCGGCAGCAATGCCGAGAGAAGCCGGCCAGGCTTCGCCGGGCGGCTATTATCGCGGTTCCTGA